The following nucleotide sequence is from Longimicrobiales bacterium.
TCGTATGGCGACGCTTTTTGCGGAGGTCGCCCGTTCCGTGTGCGCCAACATCGGTGCGGCGTATCCGGATGAAATCGAACACGGCGCGCGCGCGATGATCACGGAACGGCGGTCAGCCGTCGGCTGACTCCTTGGCGAGTTCCGTTGCGATGCGCATCGCTTCGGACAATGCAGCGCCGCCGAATCCGCGACGTCCCATGTAACCGTGAAGTCTCCGGCGCGCTTTGTTCCGGACGTCACGGTCGTCCGAGTGTAATGCGTCGAGGATCTTCGTTCCCTGTCGCGTGACCCATCCTCGTGCGACTTGGTCGGCGAGTGTGAGGTCGGTGACCTTTTCGTCTTCAAACACCTTTTCGATGGCACCCTGAACTGTTTCCGCGTCCACTCCCTTAGCGCGCAGTTCAGATCGGAGTCGGGAGCGACCCCTGGGCCGGTGCCTGAGTCGATCGCGGATGAATGCTTCCGCGACCGCGCGGTCGTCGAGAAAGCCTCGTTCCTCCAGCCGATCCAGGCACGGGACGATTCGAGCGTGGTGGAAGCCCTTCTGGCGGAGCCT
It contains:
- a CDS encoding regulatory protein RecX; translated protein: MPNGADPQITRIQPRRPRGLKVLIHLSEGEPFEVMLEALEKSQLWPGDTLTAKKKHQLIELDETVRVRDAALNLLSYSARTRTELSRRLRQKGFHHARIVPCLDRLEERGFLDDRAVAEAFIRDRLRHRPRGRSRLRSELRAKGVDAETVQGAIEKVFEDEKVTDLTLADQVARGWVTRQGTKILDALHSDDRDVRNKARRRLHGYMGRRGFGGAALSEAMRIATELAKESADG